One Engystomops pustulosus chromosome 7, aEngPut4.maternal, whole genome shotgun sequence DNA window includes the following coding sequences:
- the LOC140069061 gene encoding uncharacterized protein → MSQASLQEPPALRQLDKTIREEIEQFTSSSENSLGSKKNKVQKKETKHPKMCDTLQLEDVNRSRCYMEEQDSSKKKKLERNRASKESNENHPPQEVTHPEDIPPLGSPVMLKKSKKKKQQLPPDVQLSANSTSKIEPLRPTPENIGSWKTRKSRILETTTDQKDEKTSKNDDGIPQRIKKHPLSLHQQNKVTFLCSTPLSSPAASLKTKKKTKLNGPGKNDEFNGFSDHSQDLFITQRKFVSSHVSSGDSPPLGQEQFLSQLSCRDRYSSGSNHQVVLKETSTQTDHDLSFLSLMSLVKKVKVLVPCSEKPLDLSLPSRIRAKRKVRNYSNEVIVIPSQSPPMGQEASSKSSLKFNFSPIPKFDETKFIQTVLNSSYFFKGKGEPGEATPITPLIKGSERAKKRPKKCGVTPKKRLKQHH, encoded by the exons ATGAGCCAGGCGTCATTACAGGAACCTCCAGCTTTACGCCAG CTGGACAAAACAATAAGAGAGGAAATTGAGCAATTTACAAGTTCTTCAGAAAATTCTTTGGGAAGTAAGAAAAATAAGGTACAGAAGAAGGAAACGAAACATCCTAAAATGTGCGACACATTGCAACTTGAAGATGTAAACCGTTCCCGGTGTTACATGGAGGAACAAGACTCTTCAAAGAAGAAGAAGCTGGAGAGGAATAGAGCTTCCAAAGAATCCAATGAGAACCACCCACCGCAGGAAGTTACCCATCCTGAAGATATTCCTCCTCTAGGGTCACCAGTGAtgctgaagaaaagcaagaagaaaAAGCAGCAGCTTCCTCCAGATGTCCAGTTATCTGCCAATTCTACATCAAAGATTGAGCCCCTTAGACCAACTCCTGAGAACATCGGAAGTTGGAAAACTCGGAAGAGTAGAATCCTGGAGACCACTACTGACCAGAAAGATGAGAAGACCTCTAAGAACGATGATGGGATTCCCCAGCGTATTAAAAAACATCCATTGTCCTTACATCAGCAGAACAAGGTCACGTTTCTGTGCAGCACCCCATTGTCTTCTCCGGCCGCCTCTTTAAAGACCAAGAAGAAAACCAAACTCAATGGTCCAGGCAAAAACGACGAATTTAATGGCTTCTCCGATCACAGTCAAGACCTCTTCATCACTCAGAGAAAGTTTGTGTCGTCCCATGTTAGTAGCGGAGACTCGCCACCTCTTGGCCAAGAGCAATTCCTATCTCAGCTCTCTTGTCGTGACCGTTACAGTTCGGGAAGCAACCATCAAGTGGTCTTAAAGGAAACGTCCACTCAAACCGACCACGATTTGTCCTTCTTGTCCTTGATGAGCCTTGTCAAGAAAGTCAAAGTCTTGGTGCCGTGTTCAGAGAAGCCCCTGGATCTCTCACTTCCATCTCGAATCAGAGCCAAGAGGAAAGTCCGGAATTACAGTAATGAAGTCATCGTAATACCGTCTCAGTCGCCCCCTATGGGCCAGGAGGCTTCCAGTAAAAGCAGTCTGAAATTCAACTTCAGTCCCATACCAAAGTTTGATGAAACAAAGTTCATCCAGACTGTATTAAACAGCTCCTATTTCTTTAAGGGTAAAGGGGAACCAGGTGAAGCCACTCCTATCACTCCGTTAATTAAAGGGAGTGAAAGAGCCAAGAAAAGGCCAAAAAAATGTGGGGTTACACCCAAAAAGAGACTGAAGCAGCATCATTAA